CGGACGTCCCGCCGCGGCGGCCGGAGCGCCCGCCGGGGCGTCGGCCGCACCCGGCTGCTCCACCTGCCCCTGAGGAGGCTCGGCCAAGTGCTCGTCTCGGCGGCGGTGTGCCCGCACCCGCCCATCCTGGTGCCCGCCATGGCGGGTGCGGCGGCGCGGGAGCTCGACGGTCTCCGCGCGGCCTGCGACGAGGCCGTCCGGCGGCTGGCCGCCGCCCGGCCGGACGCGCTGGTCGTCGCGGGCGGCGCGCCCGCCACCGCCGTGCACGGGAGCGACGCCCACGCGACGCTCCGTCCGTACGGGCTGCCGTGGACCAGTCCCGACGTACCGGGCGACGGCGGCGAGGCGCTGCCACTGTCGCTGACGATCGGGCGATGGCTGATCGAGCGTGCCGGCGATCCGGCCGCCCAGGGGCGGGGCTTTCGCGCGGGGTACCGCTCGGTGGCGTTCGACGCCCCGCCCGAGGAGTGCCTGGCCATCGGCCGCGACATCGCGGCATCGGCCGAGCGCGTCGGCCTCTTGGTGATGGGCGACGGGTCGGCGTGCCGTTCCGAGAAGGCCCCCGGCTACCTCGACGAGCGCGCAGAACCGTACGACGAGGCCGTGGCGCGCGCGCTCGGGAAGGCCGACGCCGCCGCCCTGGCCGCATTGGATCCCGGGACGTCCCGCGAGTTGCGGGTCGCCGGGCGGGCGGCGTGGCAGGTGCTCGCCGGGGCGGCCGGCACGGGACGGTTCAGCGGGGATCTCCTCGCCGACGAGGCGCCCTACGGGGTCGCCTACTTCGTCGCGTCCTGGTCGGCGGGCCCCTCGGCGGGGCCCGACCTGTAGCGGGTCAGGCGCGGCCTCCGGGCTCGTTCGGGCCGGGCCCGGGCTCGTCCATGCCGTGCCGCTGCTCGCCCTGGCCCATATCGGGCTGCCCCATGTCGCGCTGACCCATGTCGCCTTGGCCCATGTCGCGCCGGTCGCCCGCGTTCTGGCCTCCGGCCTGGCTCTGCCGGTCGATGTACTCGCCGGCCTTCCCCTGTGCCTTGTCGACCTTGTCGGCGTACTTGCCGCCGGTGCGCTGGTCGATCATGTCCCCGGCCTTCTCCACGCCCTGCTTGCCCTTCTCGGCGTTCTGCCCGAGCATGTGCTTGACCTTGTCGACGATGGACATTGGAAAATCCCCCCGGATCCCTCGTCTCGGACGGTGCCGCGCGATGTTCCCGCGCGCCACCCGTACAACCCGCCTATACCCGTTCTGTTGCCACAATTAAGCCCGTGACCTCTCCTGATGTGATCGCGGTCGTCGGCGCGACCGCCGCCGGCAAGTCCGACCTCGCCGTGGCACTGGCCCTGCGGCTCGGCGGTGAGGCGGTCAACGCCGACTCGATGCAGCTGTACCGGGGCATGGACATCGGCACCGCCAAGCTCGGGCGCGCCGAGATGCACGGCGTCCCGCACCATCTCCTGGACGTCTGGGACGTGACGGCGACCGCGAGCGTCGCCGAGTACCAGCGGCTCAGCGCCGAGACGATCGCCGCGATCCGTGCGCGCGGTCGCGTCCCGATCCTGGTCGGAGGGTCCGGGCTGTACGTGCGGGCCGCGGTCGACGAGATGGAGTTCCCGGGGACGGACCCGGCCGTCCGGGCGCGCCTCGAGGAGGAGCTGGCGCGCGAGGGGTCCGCCGTGCTGCACGAACGTCTGCGTGGGGCCGACCCGGCGGCGGCGGAGGCGATCCTGCCGAGTAATGGACGCCGCATCGTCCGCGCCCTGGAGGTCATCGAGATTTCGGGGCGCCCGTTCACCGCGACCCTGCCCGAGTACCGGTACCGCTACGGGTCGGTCGTCCAGATAGGCGTGAGCGTGCCCAGGGACGAGCTGGACGAGCGCATCGCCGTGCGGGTGCAGCGCATGTGGGACGCGGGCCTGGTCGACGAGGTCCGGGCCCTGGAGAAGCGGGGACTTCGCGAGGGGCTGACCGCCGGTCGCGCGCTCGGGTACGCCCAGGTACTGCGTTACCTCGCGGGGGAGTGGACCGAGGAACGGGCAAAGGACGACACGATCCGCACCACGCGGCGTTTCGCCCGCCGGCAGGAGTCGTGGTT
The nucleotide sequence above comes from Actinomadura algeriensis. Encoded proteins:
- a CDS encoding class III extradiol dioxygenase subunit B-like domain-containing protein; translation: MLVSAAVCPHPPILVPAMAGAAARELDGLRAACDEAVRRLAAARPDALVVAGGAPATAVHGSDAHATLRPYGLPWTSPDVPGDGGEALPLSLTIGRWLIERAGDPAAQGRGFRAGYRSVAFDAPPEECLAIGRDIAASAERVGLLVMGDGSACRSEKAPGYLDERAEPYDEAVARALGKADAAALAALDPGTSRELRVAGRAAWQVLAGAAGTGRFSGDLLADEAPYGVAYFVASWSAGPSAGPDL
- a CDS encoding antitoxin; amino-acid sequence: MSIVDKVKHMLGQNAEKGKQGVEKAGDMIDQRTGGKYADKVDKAQGKAGEYIDRQSQAGGQNAGDRRDMGQGDMGQRDMGQPDMGQGEQRHGMDEPGPGPNEPGGRA
- the miaA gene encoding tRNA (adenosine(37)-N6)-dimethylallyltransferase MiaA, which encodes MIAVVGATAAGKSDLAVALALRLGGEAVNADSMQLYRGMDIGTAKLGRAEMHGVPHHLLDVWDVTATASVAEYQRLSAETIAAIRARGRVPILVGGSGLYVRAAVDEMEFPGTDPAVRARLEEELAREGSAVLHERLRGADPAAAEAILPSNGRRIVRALEVIEISGRPFTATLPEYRYRYGSVVQIGVSVPRDELDERIAVRVQRMWDAGLVDEVRALEKRGLREGLTAGRALGYAQVLRYLAGEWTEERAKDDTIRTTRRFARRQESWFRRDPRVQWLPYDAQDLVPRALALVQD